A region of Pontiella agarivorans DNA encodes the following proteins:
- the prfA gene encoding peptide chain release factor 1 has product MVDQAYLDQLQSNVSELETRMSLPEVSSDPKKMQECMREYGHQKKLAECASKVIVLQHSKEESEAILSDAGSDDELKEMAEMELAEISEQLPLAEREMEIALIPPDPTDSRNVIMEIRAGTGGDEAAIFAGDLYRMYTRYFDVRGWKHRVLDVSPSESGGYKEISFSAEGDDVYKTLKHEGGTHRVQRVPQTETQGRVHTSAATVAVLAEVEDVDIEVKTEDLRIDTYRAQGAGGQHVNTTDSAIRITHIPSGVVVQCQDERSQHKNKAAAMKMLRAKLYDDQQRKAAEEQASERKSMVGSGDRSEKIRTYNYPQNRLTDHRINLTLYKLDRIMEGSLDEILTALYEHDIEERIKQQMQK; this is encoded by the coding sequence ATGGTCGATCAAGCCTATTTAGATCAGCTCCAGTCCAACGTCAGCGAACTTGAAACCCGCATGTCGCTGCCCGAGGTTTCGTCCGATCCGAAAAAAATGCAGGAGTGCATGCGCGAATACGGCCACCAGAAAAAACTGGCCGAATGTGCCTCAAAAGTGATTGTCCTGCAGCATTCAAAAGAAGAATCAGAAGCCATCCTTTCCGATGCAGGTTCCGACGATGAACTCAAGGAAATGGCTGAAATGGAGCTGGCCGAAATTTCCGAACAGCTACCCCTCGCCGAACGCGAAATGGAAATTGCACTTATTCCGCCGGACCCCACCGATTCCCGCAACGTTATCATGGAAATCCGCGCCGGAACCGGCGGCGACGAAGCGGCTATTTTTGCCGGAGACCTTTACCGCATGTACACCCGCTATTTCGACGTGCGCGGCTGGAAACACAGAGTCCTTGATGTCAGCCCCTCGGAATCAGGCGGCTATAAGGAAATCTCGTTCTCTGCAGAAGGTGATGATGTCTACAAAACACTCAAACACGAGGGGGGAACCCATCGCGTCCAACGCGTTCCGCAGACCGAAACTCAGGGCCGCGTCCACACTTCCGCGGCCACCGTTGCCGTACTGGCCGAAGTGGAAGACGTTGATATCGAAGTAAAAACCGAAGATCTCCGCATCGACACCTACCGCGCCCAGGGTGCCGGCGGGCAGCACGTCAACACCACCGACTCCGCCATCCGAATCACCCATATTCCATCCGGCGTCGTCGTCCAATGCCAGGACGAACGCTCTCAGCACAAAAACAAAGCCGCCGCCATGAAAATGCTGCGCGCCAAACTCTACGACGACCAGCAGCGAAAAGCCGCGGAAGAGCAGGCCTCCGAGCGAAAATCCATGGTTGGATCGGGAGACCGCTCCGAAAAAATACGGACCTACAACTACCCTCAGAACCGCCTCACGGACCACCGGATCAATCTCACGCTTTATAAACTGGACCGCATCATGGAGGGATCGCTCGACGAAATCCTGACCGCCCTCTACGAACACGATATCGAGGAACGCATCAAACAGCAGATGCAAAAATAA
- a CDS encoding MotA/TolQ/ExbB proton channel family protein — protein MVVLLIGMMLPIATTLAQEVGVDAAAVQAEAAESVTLGALLKQGGWAMYPLGLFSVAMFYFIIRNLLLLREKNMLRQDLKEQIEALMRKRDVKGIRSLCAENDSLITAVLDAGMERISEEHEYDSQHVMEAIEEAGNEQMVIFMKPINFLSIIGGTAPMLGLLGTVSGMIKAFSIIAQGGMGDPGKLAGSIGEALITTATGLVIAIPAMFAYFLFKNNFIKTMSTMGRLVGHYMNIFRYAKVD, from the coding sequence ATGGTTGTGTTGCTGATCGGTATGATGCTGCCGATTGCAACGACGCTTGCGCAGGAGGTCGGGGTGGATGCTGCAGCGGTTCAGGCGGAGGCCGCGGAGTCGGTTACCCTCGGGGCGCTTTTGAAGCAGGGGGGCTGGGCTATGTATCCGCTGGGGCTGTTTTCGGTAGCGATGTTTTATTTTATTATTCGTAATCTACTGCTGCTTCGAGAGAAAAATATGCTGCGGCAGGATTTGAAAGAGCAGATTGAAGCGCTGATGCGCAAACGCGATGTGAAGGGGATTCGCAGTCTCTGCGCGGAAAATGACAGTTTGATCACGGCGGTGCTTGATGCCGGGATGGAGCGGATTTCTGAGGAGCATGAATACGATTCTCAGCATGTGATGGAGGCCATCGAGGAAGCGGGCAATGAGCAGATGGTGATTTTTATGAAGCCAATCAATTTTCTGTCAATCATTGGCGGAACTGCACCGATGCTTGGCCTGCTCGGTACGGTTTCGGGGATGATTAAAGCATTTTCGATTATTGCCCAGGGCGGCATGGGAGATCCCGGTAAGCTGGCCGGTTCCATCGGCGAGGCGCTCATTACAACTGCAACCGGTCTTGTGATTGCGATTCCGGCGATGTTTGCTTATTTCCTCTTTAAAAATAATTTCATCAAAACGATGTCGACCATGGGACGTTTGGTCGGGCATTACATGAATATTTTCCGTTATGCCAAAGTGGATTGA
- a CDS encoding tetratricopeptide repeat protein: MHRIFGRLTGLLVAGVLVTADAQQELRQKGRGMTRSELARLNPQSESTSVLLESVKALLKNEQLEEALPFLKEILVRLDGDDEKKARQTLAFTLYQLAYCQMQLGEYVSGARNFVRFADAFPDDLQQESARVMAAQCLTMVQQWPAVEEQAMLVLQNLRLTEELKIPAVQLLAEARYQQEKWAEAIKPLTSLYRMAQKDTVRSGAAVMLVTCYVRLDDFPNLFHFLPHCDRVSRHDVGLNLALLEAGDSHYNNGEFRKALLLYRLVLTKAELTAHYEERLRDTKAAMKPFVADGKQTLTEYKERQLKRQQLFDRLKAQYDVIVDFQDYDMDVMLRMAQCYNDLGRNWPAHAIYHRIFDENPEGELADQARYSAFTVMIDEREWAMATVEGYAYVEQMPNGEFRDDVTLNLMQVRMTRQQFELAYEMGQKALELSPDHKYIDQITYLMGYIRFHSLDYQEALQHFTRVLGEWPESRYYESSEYWRAMTLLFLGEFEKAESAFAGYLSNPKYEGRLYEEDASYRLGIAQYGADKFIESEETFRSFVDRYPESTLLSEAYAMLGDLRAAESDLDVALDYYALAREKAQNIGQVNYPLFQAAKVLEMERRYVDIVEMMSDYLGQYGSEGDFANAANWKGKAYKGMDQYSRALEGYFEVVNAYGNDASLSGVDVILNEIVSDYRNPELAKNQTMIMEALDEHLHTVSGKAERTLVLRYQTVFAEIAEGGEREAFVEAVVQAKNIPAAGSGTLLLIAREAVKLKDWALVHEAAERFLANFPVSNQMLYVMIADLDALIGEGRYTEAAERSEEILLKFGYSKSVGYARKRRGDAFRLSGDFERALEAYAEVLSIREWRGALTPEALYWSGICKMELGATDEAFAYFQRIYVLYEGYADWVAPAYLKSIQCMEALGGYEQEIVNTLREMLANERVAATPEGSDAAERLEALQAGEVVP, translated from the coding sequence GTGCACCGAATATTTGGGCGGTTGACAGGGCTTCTGGTGGCGGGGGTGCTTGTGACGGCCGATGCCCAGCAGGAGCTGCGGCAAAAGGGGCGGGGAATGACGCGGAGCGAACTTGCGCGTTTGAATCCGCAATCCGAATCAACGAGTGTGCTGCTGGAGTCGGTTAAGGCACTGCTGAAGAATGAGCAGCTTGAGGAAGCTCTGCCTTTTCTGAAAGAAATTCTGGTTCGTCTGGATGGGGATGATGAGAAAAAGGCCCGGCAGACCCTGGCTTTTACGCTCTATCAGCTGGCTTACTGTCAGATGCAGTTGGGGGAGTATGTCTCCGGGGCCCGGAATTTTGTCCGTTTTGCCGATGCATTTCCGGATGATCTTCAGCAGGAGTCAGCCCGGGTGATGGCGGCCCAGTGTCTGACGATGGTGCAGCAGTGGCCGGCGGTGGAGGAGCAGGCGATGTTGGTGTTGCAGAACCTGCGGCTGACTGAGGAGCTGAAGATTCCCGCAGTGCAATTGCTGGCCGAAGCTCGTTATCAGCAGGAAAAATGGGCCGAGGCGATCAAGCCGCTGACGTCACTTTACCGGATGGCGCAGAAGGATACGGTCCGGTCGGGGGCGGCGGTTATGCTGGTGACCTGTTATGTGCGTCTGGATGATTTTCCGAATCTATTTCATTTTCTTCCGCATTGCGACCGGGTGTCGCGGCATGATGTGGGGCTGAATCTGGCGCTGCTGGAGGCCGGCGATTCGCATTATAATAACGGGGAATTCCGGAAAGCTCTGCTGTTGTATCGTCTGGTGCTGACAAAAGCCGAGCTGACTGCACATTATGAGGAACGGTTGCGCGACACCAAGGCGGCTATGAAACCGTTTGTTGCGGACGGGAAGCAGACGCTGACGGAATATAAGGAGCGTCAGCTGAAGCGTCAGCAGTTGTTTGATCGGCTGAAGGCGCAGTATGATGTAATCGTTGATTTTCAGGATTATGATATGGATGTCATGCTGCGTATGGCACAGTGCTATAATGATTTGGGGCGGAACTGGCCGGCCCATGCGATTTATCATCGCATTTTTGATGAAAATCCGGAGGGTGAGCTGGCGGATCAGGCTCGGTATTCCGCGTTTACGGTGATGATTGATGAGCGGGAATGGGCGATGGCCACGGTGGAGGGGTATGCCTACGTCGAACAGATGCCAAACGGCGAATTCCGTGATGATGTGACGTTGAATCTGATGCAGGTGCGTATGACCCGGCAACAGTTTGAGCTGGCCTATGAGATGGGGCAAAAAGCGTTGGAGCTTTCGCCGGATCATAAATATATCGATCAGATCACGTATCTGATGGGATACATCCGTTTCCATAGTCTGGATTATCAGGAGGCCCTTCAGCATTTTACCCGGGTGCTCGGGGAGTGGCCGGAGAGCCGTTATTATGAATCATCGGAATACTGGCGTGCCATGACTCTGTTGTTTCTGGGAGAATTTGAGAAGGCGGAGTCGGCCTTTGCTGGGTATCTGAGTAATCCGAAGTATGAGGGCAGGCTTTATGAAGAGGATGCGTCGTACCGTTTGGGGATTGCTCAGTACGGTGCGGATAAATTTATTGAATCGGAAGAGACGTTCCGGTCTTTTGTGGACCGTTATCCGGAGAGTACGCTGCTGTCCGAAGCCTATGCCATGCTGGGGGATCTGCGTGCAGCCGAGAGCGATCTGGATGTGGCACTCGATTATTATGCATTGGCCCGCGAGAAGGCGCAGAATATCGGTCAGGTGAATTATCCGTTGTTTCAGGCGGCCAAGGTGTTGGAGATGGAACGGCGTTATGTCGATATTGTGGAAATGATGTCGGACTATCTCGGGCAATACGGGTCCGAGGGCGATTTTGCCAATGCGGCGAACTGGAAAGGCAAAGCCTATAAAGGGATGGATCAGTATTCCCGTGCGCTGGAGGGCTATTTTGAGGTTGTGAATGCTTACGGAAATGATGCTTCTCTGAGTGGGGTGGATGTCATTCTGAACGAAATTGTGAGCGACTACCGGAATCCGGAGCTTGCGAAGAATCAGACGATGATTATGGAAGCTCTGGATGAGCATCTGCATACGGTTTCCGGGAAGGCTGAGCGTACGTTGGTGTTGCGGTATCAGACGGTGTTTGCCGAAATTGCAGAGGGTGGGGAGCGTGAGGCTTTTGTGGAGGCCGTTGTGCAGGCCAAAAATATTCCGGCGGCCGGATCCGGTACGTTGCTGTTGATCGCCCGCGAGGCGGTGAAATTGAAAGATTGGGCGTTGGTTCATGAGGCAGCCGAACGGTTCTTGGCGAATTTTCCGGTTTCGAACCAGATGCTCTATGTCATGATTGCTGATCTCGATGCATTGATCGGGGAGGGGCGCTATACTGAAGCGGCTGAGCGGTCAGAAGAAATTCTGTTGAAGTTCGGTTACAGTAAGTCGGTTGGGTATGCGCGTAAGCGGCGAGGTGATGCGTTTCGTCTGTCGGGTGATTTTGAGCGTGCGCTGGAGGCGTATGCTGAGGTGCTTTCAATTCGCGAATGGCGCGGGGCGCTGACGCCGGAGGCGCTGTATTGGTCGGGAATCTGTAAAATGGAGCTTGGGGCGACGGATGAGGCGTTTGCTTATTTTCAGCGTATTTATGTGCTTTATGAGGGGTATGCCGACTGGGTGGCGCCAGCCTATCTGAAGAGTATTCAATGTATGGAAGCGTTGGGCGGTTACGAGCAGGAAATTGTCAATACGCTGCGTGAGATGCTTGCGAATGAGCGTGTAGCGGCTACGCCGGAAGGGAGCGATGCGGCCGAAAGGCTTGAGGCGCTTCAGGCCGGGGAGGTGGTACCGTGA
- the rnhC gene encoding ribonuclease HIII has translation MKTNSFTYKLTPQQQEAAYTLLKSASYLPEKVPHTRIAVSLPDCRINLYNSGKLLVQGKAAREWITFTLETEILHEARLGYEDLHDPEAIQPHMGIDESGKGDFFGPLVIASAYVNEELVDKLREMGVRDSKKISSDNVALNLARDIRKLLGDRCAMITIGPRSYNRMYSKIRNVNKMLAWGHARAIENLLEKVPDCPRALSDKFGPTHQIERALMEKGQKIQLDQRTKAESDPAVAAASILARAGFIYALKQMGKAHHFEAPKGASEKVRREAEKLVADKGPGILLDVAKCHFQTTDKVLAEVGYSRKDLPRPD, from the coding sequence ATGAAAACCAATTCTTTTACCTACAAACTGACGCCACAACAACAGGAGGCAGCATACACACTGCTGAAATCGGCATCATATCTGCCCGAGAAGGTGCCACACACACGAATAGCCGTCTCCCTTCCAGACTGCCGCATCAACCTCTATAACTCAGGAAAACTGCTCGTTCAGGGAAAAGCTGCCCGGGAATGGATCACATTCACACTCGAAACCGAAATTCTTCATGAAGCCCGTTTGGGCTATGAAGATTTACATGACCCCGAAGCCATCCAGCCCCACATGGGTATTGATGAATCCGGCAAAGGCGATTTTTTCGGCCCGCTCGTAATCGCCTCGGCCTATGTGAATGAAGAGCTCGTCGATAAACTTCGGGAAATGGGCGTACGCGACTCTAAAAAAATCTCATCCGACAATGTTGCCCTGAATTTAGCGCGCGACATTCGAAAACTGCTGGGCGACCGTTGTGCAATGATCACCATCGGCCCACGCTCCTACAACCGGATGTATTCAAAAATCCGCAATGTAAACAAAATGCTGGCCTGGGGCCACGCCCGCGCCATTGAGAATCTACTTGAAAAAGTTCCGGACTGCCCCCGGGCTCTCTCCGACAAATTCGGCCCCACTCATCAGATCGAACGAGCCCTTATGGAAAAAGGGCAAAAGATCCAGCTGGACCAGCGCACAAAAGCCGAATCCGATCCCGCCGTAGCGGCCGCATCTATTCTGGCTCGCGCCGGCTTCATTTATGCCCTCAAACAGATGGGAAAAGCGCATCACTTTGAGGCTCCGAAAGGCGCATCCGAAAAAGTACGACGCGAAGCCGAAAAGCTGGTGGCCGACAAAGGCCCGGGGATTTTATTGGACGTTGCCAAATGCCACTTCCAAACCACCGATAAAGTACTGGCCGAGGTCGGATATTCCCGCAAGGACCTCCCCCGACCCGACTGA
- a CDS encoding tetratricopeptide repeat protein, translated as MRIVLKMAAVLLLAVLSVSAQSEYAAKVTLNSGNSFVVKMLNIQGDRLKLDTGESSFALSMIQSIEFRFSGVGLNMCESMFHRGDRKALEGLLDQYVGPVAQYSHLSTNLGDYLIWWLRCQYWNGNAAGAGATVGYIRKSGNKRDMDVAGMYFTMMLLDQGKVENARTVFSSVGYPADISEPMTEYIQGRFALEAGDLKAAMKHVAKIIAFHIRDEEWLPPATVLEAEIYQQLGQPVKAAAVAEELIIAYPDSRWSRRGETIKVESTGSRGG; from the coding sequence GTGAGAATAGTTTTGAAAATGGCGGCGGTGTTGCTGTTGGCGGTGCTGTCTGTTTCGGCTCAATCGGAATATGCCGCGAAAGTGACTCTGAACTCGGGGAACTCTTTTGTGGTGAAGATGCTCAATATTCAGGGGGATCGGCTGAAGCTGGATACAGGGGAGTCTTCATTTGCTTTGTCGATGATTCAATCCATTGAATTCCGTTTTTCGGGTGTGGGTTTAAATATGTGCGAATCGATGTTCCATCGTGGCGATCGTAAAGCGCTTGAGGGGCTTTTGGATCAGTATGTTGGGCCGGTGGCGCAGTATAGCCACCTGTCGACTAATCTGGGGGATTATCTGATATGGTGGCTGAGGTGCCAATACTGGAACGGGAATGCCGCCGGAGCCGGAGCCACGGTGGGGTATATCCGGAAATCCGGAAATAAAAGGGATATGGATGTGGCGGGGATGTATTTCACTATGATGCTGTTGGATCAGGGAAAGGTGGAGAATGCCCGGACTGTTTTTTCAAGTGTTGGATATCCGGCGGATATTTCCGAGCCCATGACGGAATATATTCAGGGCCGTTTTGCGTTGGAGGCGGGGGATCTTAAGGCTGCAATGAAGCATGTGGCGAAAATTATTGCGTTTCATATTCGGGATGAGGAGTGGCTTCCGCCGGCTACGGTGCTGGAGGCGGAGATTTATCAGCAGTTGGGACAGCCGGTTAAGGCTGCGGCAGTTGCGGAGGAGCTGATTATTGCCTATCCCGATTCGCGTTGGAGTCGGCGGGGCGAAACGATTAAAGTGGAATCAACAGGAAGTCGTGGAGGTTAG
- a CDS encoding ExbD/TolR family protein, with protein MKTWVDELVNEKTELQIAPLIDVVFLLLIYFMVSAQLKRTEADLDLALPGAVSVSTQMEIPDEQIIEVLASGEIVLNNKVYVSPDKADLAGLEYTLLRYAQAAKISKTKAVITIAADDDAVHERVIDVLNACAGAGIKNVTFGTAE; from the coding sequence ATGAAAACTTGGGTCGACGAGCTCGTTAACGAAAAAACGGAACTGCAGATTGCTCCGCTGATCGATGTGGTTTTTTTGCTGCTGATCTATTTTATGGTCAGTGCGCAGTTAAAACGCACAGAGGCTGATCTGGATCTCGCACTTCCTGGTGCTGTTTCGGTGTCAACTCAGATGGAGATTCCTGATGAGCAGATTATCGAAGTGCTTGCTTCGGGCGAAATTGTGCTGAATAACAAGGTGTATGTTTCTCCGGACAAAGCCGATCTCGCGGGGCTTGAATATACTCTTTTGCGATATGCTCAGGCGGCAAAGATTTCTAAAACCAAAGCGGTGATCACCATTGCGGCTGATGATGATGCCGTGCATGAACGCGTGATTGATGTGCTCAATGCCTGCGCCGGTGCCGGAATAAAAAATGTAACGTTTGGAACTGCGGAGTAG
- a CDS encoding DUF3592 domain-containing protein, protein MIKPLLADPLLKTQDAKTWNEVPATVVSSKVKSHDSDDGTTYSPYIAYRYNIGSTEYFGDRYTFIGESSSGYESKAEIIRRYPKNRKFTIYVNPENPAESVIHRNASGSLLLGLIPLIFCTIGFAIIIAGFRTKSASTPLNPEQAGKRIVTLKGKSPAAKAFGLTLFAGIWGGVVFLILKSDAPILFPIIFGLFGIAIAAGAIYAVLALFNPRPSAEITPGQIHPGTHVALRWRINGRAERIDELTVSLKCLKLTVETRRSGGKTTTTLVKTPIHETELMRSSEQHNIAQQAIRFTLPADQPASRPGNHDGIQWQLVFHGSIPQWPDLKEELPFLVYPQETNG, encoded by the coding sequence ATGATTAAGCCGCTCCTCGCTGATCCACTGCTGAAAACGCAGGATGCAAAAACCTGGAATGAAGTTCCAGCCACCGTGGTCTCCAGCAAAGTAAAATCACACGACAGCGATGACGGTACCACCTACAGCCCGTATATTGCCTATCGTTATAACATTGGCAGCACCGAATATTTCGGGGACCGCTACACCTTCATCGGCGAATCAAGCAGCGGCTACGAAAGTAAAGCTGAAATCATCCGACGCTATCCAAAAAACAGAAAATTTACGATATACGTCAACCCGGAAAACCCGGCAGAATCGGTAATCCATCGTAATGCTTCCGGGAGCCTCCTCCTCGGCCTGATCCCTCTGATATTCTGCACGATCGGCTTCGCGATCATCATCGCCGGATTCCGCACAAAAAGTGCAAGCACCCCGCTCAATCCGGAACAGGCCGGCAAACGCATCGTCACACTCAAGGGAAAATCTCCCGCCGCCAAAGCATTCGGACTGACACTATTCGCAGGCATCTGGGGAGGTGTCGTTTTCCTTATACTCAAATCCGATGCACCGATTCTCTTCCCCATCATCTTCGGTCTCTTCGGCATCGCCATCGCCGCCGGCGCCATCTATGCCGTCCTGGCCCTCTTCAACCCTCGCCCCTCCGCCGAAATCACGCCCGGCCAAATTCACCCTGGCACCCATGTTGCCCTGCGCTGGCGCATCAACGGCCGGGCCGAACGGATCGACGAACTGACCGTTTCATTAAAATGCCTGAAGCTCACTGTCGAAACCCGTCGCAGCGGCGGAAAAACCACAACCACCCTTGTAAAAACGCCGATTCACGAAACGGAATTGATGCGCAGCAGCGAACAACACAACATCGCACAACAGGCGATCCGGTTCACCCTTCCCGCCGATCAGCCCGCTTCCCGGCCAGGTAACCACGACGGTATTCAATGGCAACTGGTTTTCCATGGCAGTATCCCGCAATGGCCCGACCTGAAAGAAGAGCTCCCCTTCCTCGTATACCCGCAAGAAACGAACGGCTAA
- the rpmE gene encoding 50S ribosomal protein L31, which produces MKADIHPKYEEATIRCSCGNEIATRSTVKEMHVNTCSSCHPFFTGSAKLIDTEGRVDRFKKRFAEGMY; this is translated from the coding sequence ATGAAAGCAGATATTCATCCAAAGTACGAAGAAGCAACGATCCGCTGCTCCTGCGGTAACGAGATCGCAACTCGTTCCACCGTTAAGGAAATGCATGTCAACACATGCTCCAGCTGCCATCCGTTCTTCACCGGCAGTGCAAAACTGATCGATACCGAAGGCCGCGTCGACCGCTTCAAGAAGCGTTTCGCCGAAGGCATGTATTAA
- a CDS encoding ExbD/TolR family protein, whose protein sequence is MKFKIPAEGGEDEINMAPMIDMVFLLLIFFMVASHMSKMDRTPVELPVADKSKVPERAHGRQLITIRSHDQTGEEVDVIMNLKPVQVEEIAPYVSKLLSEDPKAEVYLRADRYAKHKHVKKVMAACAEGGVVNVIFATFESGN, encoded by the coding sequence TTGAAATTTAAAATTCCAGCGGAAGGTGGCGAAGACGAAATCAACATGGCCCCCATGATTGATATGGTCTTTCTGTTGCTGATTTTTTTTATGGTGGCCTCGCATATGTCAAAGATGGATCGCACGCCAGTTGAGTTGCCGGTCGCCGACAAATCAAAGGTTCCGGAGCGTGCGCATGGACGTCAGCTGATCACGATTCGGTCTCATGATCAAACAGGTGAAGAGGTGGATGTTATCATGAATCTCAAGCCTGTTCAGGTTGAGGAAATTGCTCCTTATGTCAGCAAATTGCTCAGTGAAGATCCGAAGGCCGAGGTTTATCTTCGGGCCGATCGTTATGCAAAGCATAAGCACGTCAAAAAGGTTATGGCGGCCTGTGCTGAAGGCGGAGTGGTGAATGTTATTTTTGCAACGTTTGAGTCGGGGAACTGA
- the nadB gene encoding L-aspartate oxidase: MKNTPKNVDFLVIGSGLAGLTAAIELSKHGKVLVSTKVEASECNSFYAQGGIACVIDPDDTVQAHVADTLSTGCGLSNPDVVEKIVRGGYDRIHELEELGIEFDLRKLKGKESEYDLGQEGGHSHRRILHAGDITGKSMMQTLILRAQENPNITLRENLMAIDLVTTDWAKHPGKNACIGAYFIDTKTEQIFAVHARCTVLATGGIGKVYPYTSNPDVATGDGVAMAWRAGLPIRNMEFVQFHPTCLYHPDAKSFLISEAVRGEGAELMDIRGRKFMTDFDERGSLATRDVTARAIDAVMKKHGDEFVYLDISHRSESFLRERFPNLYNACLRYGVNMAKEPIPVVPACHYSCGGIVAEVNGKTALPGFYACGEVASTGLHGANRLASNSLLEALVCGHATAVEISKVWKEFSEDAVIPDWRCGEAVSSDEAVVVEHNWNEVRTAMWDYVGIVRTERRLARARARIRNLRQEIKQYYGDYLVTADLLELRNIADVAELIIRSAEQRKESRGLHFMSDHPERADALTDTVIHDNPGGPLT; encoded by the coding sequence ATGAAAAACACACCTAAAAACGTAGATTTTCTCGTCATCGGCTCCGGGCTTGCCGGCCTGACAGCCGCCATAGAACTTTCCAAACATGGAAAAGTCCTGGTCAGCACCAAAGTTGAAGCTTCTGAATGCAACAGTTTCTATGCCCAGGGCGGCATCGCCTGCGTCATTGATCCCGATGATACCGTCCAGGCGCACGTAGCAGACACGCTCAGCACAGGATGCGGCCTCAGTAATCCGGACGTTGTTGAAAAGATTGTACGCGGTGGATATGACCGAATCCACGAGCTTGAAGAACTCGGCATTGAATTCGACCTGCGCAAACTGAAGGGCAAGGAAAGCGAATACGATCTGGGCCAGGAAGGCGGTCATTCGCACCGGCGCATTCTTCACGCCGGCGACATCACCGGAAAATCTATGATGCAAACCCTCATCCTTCGTGCTCAGGAAAATCCCAACATCACCCTGCGCGAAAATCTCATGGCCATCGACCTCGTCACCACCGACTGGGCCAAACATCCCGGAAAAAATGCCTGCATCGGCGCCTATTTTATCGACACCAAAACAGAGCAGATTTTTGCCGTACACGCCCGCTGCACGGTGTTAGCCACCGGTGGAATCGGAAAGGTCTATCCCTACACCTCCAATCCCGATGTCGCCACCGGCGACGGCGTCGCCATGGCCTGGCGTGCCGGACTGCCCATCCGCAATATGGAATTTGTGCAGTTTCATCCCACCTGCCTTTATCATCCCGACGCCAAATCCTTCCTGATCTCCGAAGCCGTTCGCGGCGAAGGAGCCGAACTGATGGATATCCGCGGACGGAAATTCATGACCGATTTCGATGAACGCGGCTCGCTCGCCACCCGCGATGTCACCGCCCGTGCCATTGATGCGGTCATGAAAAAACACGGCGATGAATTCGTCTATCTGGACATTTCCCACCGCTCCGAATCCTTCCTGCGCGAACGCTTCCCGAACCTCTATAACGCCTGCCTTCGCTACGGCGTGAATATGGCAAAAGAACCGATCCCTGTCGTTCCGGCCTGTCACTATTCCTGCGGCGGCATTGTGGCGGAAGTGAATGGGAAAACCGCCCTCCCCGGTTTTTATGCCTGTGGCGAAGTCGCCAGCACCGGCCTGCACGGTGCCAACCGCCTCGCCAGCAACTCGCTGCTCGAAGCCCTGGTCTGCGGCCACGCCACCGCCGTCGAAATTTCCAAAGTCTGGAAAGAATTCAGCGAAGATGCGGTCATTCCGGACTGGCGATGCGGCGAAGCCGTTTCATCCGACGAAGCGGTTGTGGTGGAACACAACTGGAATGAAGTCCGCACCGCCATGTGGGACTACGTCGGCATTGTACGCACCGAGCGCCGTCTGGCCCGCGCACGGGCGCGCATCCGCAACTTGCGCCAGGAAATCAAGCAGTATTACGGCGACTATCTCGTCACCGCCGACCTGCTGGAACTGCGAAATATCGCCGACGTAGCGGAACTGATCATCCGCTCCGCCGAGCAGCGCAAAGAGAGCCGCGGCCTTCATTTCATGTCCGATCATCCGGAAAGGGCCGATGCCCTCACCGATACGGTCATCCACGATAACCCCGGCGGTCCACTGACATAA